One genomic window of Scatophagus argus isolate fScaArg1 chromosome 16, fScaArg1.pri, whole genome shotgun sequence includes the following:
- the anapc2 gene encoding anaphase-promoting complex subunit 2 — protein MEEMVMESESAEISGSAPQQGVADAWETVTAALMSPGCPVWEQSLCDSLALLCGQGLGRLLGGWLLETLQIHLSSLVVPEFWSGLKQPENELEERGRAWVLLTAFRTLLGRLEPFLGGLERLGTWQDEGHRSLCGPGPRGLQERAFTIIRALLLFSPSPVLQERVLEFYSRTFSVYMNQEGGAEDGAEVPEGPEGGDCRGCGVPTQQCWCQEALEQLQELSHILSKLQLLEWVSSEAITSILHKLIEQRMEQHCRGEYERSFLLEFQEWLELVLGWLSKVFASEADGDAQVPAPSAPSAPSAPSTQAGQPASPVLKQWRCHMHQFFCRIYVNMRIEELFSIIRDFPESKAAIEDLKFCLERTNQRQQLLTSLKSAFESRLLHPGVHTSDILTVYISAIKALRELDPSMVILQVACQPIRKYLRTREDTVRQIVAGLTGDAEGCTDLASELSRGDPVTLEMQDSDEEGNDPEDWTPDPTDAVPDKMGSKRRSSDIISLLVSIYGSKDIFIDEYRAVLADRLLHQLNYNTAREIRNVELLKLRFGESHMHYCEVMLKDMADSRRINSNIREEESRLSEEEQPPLSLSSIILSSEFWPPLKEEKLELPPIVCQAMEAYTHRYEKLKAMRTLSWKPHLGSVTLDVELEDRTLSNLTVSPIHAAIILHFQDKSSWTLEELSLKLGAPKELVHRKLALWQQHGVLREEAGGRYYVVETGSSKEKLERGVMLIDSDEERDSNTTTQSEQREEKLQLFWAYIQAMLTNLDSMTLDRIHSMLRMFVATGPVVTEMDVNELEAFLQRKVREHQLMVSAGVYRLPKSN, from the exons atggaggaaatgGTGATGGAATCGGAGTCAGCAGAAATTTCAGGATCCGCACCACAACAGGGGGTCGCTGATGCTTGGGAAACCGTCACTGCAGCTTTG ATGTCTCCTGGCTGCCCAGTCTGGGAGCAGAGCCTCTGCGACTCGTTGGCCCTGCTGTGTGGTCAGGGTCTGGGTCGGCTGCTGGGCGGCTGGCTGCTGGAGACTTTGCAGATCCATCTGTCCTCCTTGGTGGTTCCTGAGTTCTGGTCCGGACTCAAACAGCCAGAGAAcgagctggaggagagaggcagGGCCTGGGTCCTCCTCACTGCCTTTCGAACTCTGTTAGGCCGACTGGAACCTTTCCTGG GTGGTTTGGAGAGGCTGGGTACGTGGCAGGACGAGGGCCACCGGAGTCTCTGTGGCCCAGGGCCCAGGGGCCTCCAGGAGCGGGCCTTCACCATCATCAGggccctcctcctcttctccccctcccctgTTCTCCAGGAGCGAGTGCTCGAGTTTTACAGCAGGACCTTCTCAGTCTATATGAACCAGGAGGGGGGGGCCGAGGACGGGGCCGAGGTTCCCGAAGGCCCGGAGGGAGGGGACTGCCGGGGCTGCGGGGTCCCCACACAGCAGTGCTGGTGTCAGGAGGCcctggagcagctgcaggagctcAGCCACATTCT TTCCAAACTACAGCTGCTGGAGTGGGTCAGCTCCGAGGCCATCACCTCCATCCTCCACAAGCTCATCGAGCAGCGAATGGAGCAGCACTGCCGGGGCGAGTACGAGCGCTCCTTCCTGCTGGAGTTCCAGGAG TGGTTGGAGCTGGTGCTCGGCTGGCTGAGCAAAGTGTTTGCAAGCGAGGCAGATGGAGACGCTCAAGTGCCTGCCCCCAGTGCCCCTAGTGCCCCCAGTGCTCCCAGCACGCAGGCTGGCCAGCCTGCCAGCCCCGTCCTGAAGCAGTGGAGGTGCCACATGCACCAGTTCTTCTGCAGGATCTACGTCAACATGAGGATCGAGGAGCTCTTCAGTATCATCAGAG ATTTCCCAGAATCTAAAGCTGCCATCGAAGATCTCAAGTTTTGTCTGGAGAGAACCAACCAGagacagcagctcctcacttcGCTCAAGTCTGCTTTTGAGAGCCGTCTGCTGCATCCAG GAGTTCACACGTCTGACATCCTCACAGTTTACATCTCGGCCATCAAGGCCCTGAGAGAGCTCGACCCGTCCATGGTCATCCTGCAGGTCGCGTGCCAGCCGATCCGCAAGTACCTCCG GACTCGGGAGGACACGGTGAGGCAGATCGTGGCCGGTCTGACTGGAGACGCTGAGGGCTGCACAGACTTGGCCTCCGAGCTGTCCAGAGGCGACCCGGTCACTCTGGAGATGCAGGACAGTGATGAGGAAGGCAACGACCCAGAGGACTGGACCCCGGACCCGACCGACGCCGTCCCCG ATAAAATGGGGTCAAAACGTCGCTCGTCGGACATCATCAGCCTGCTGGTCAGCATCTACGGCAGTAAGGACATCTTCATCGATGAGTACAGAGCCGTGCTGGCCGACAGACTGCTGCACCAGCTCAACTACAACACCGCCAG ggaaATTCGTAatgtggagctgctgaagctCAGGTTCGGGGAATCTCACATGCATTACTGCGAGGTCATGCTGAAG gACATGGCGGACTCGCGGAGAATCAACAGTAACATCCGTGAGGAGGAGTCGAGGCTGAGCGAGGAGGAGCAGCCGCCGCTGTCCCTGTCCTCCATCATCCTGTCGTCTGAGTTCTGGCCTCCGctgaaggaggagaagctggagctCCCTCCAATCGTGTGCCAGGCCATGGAGGCCTACACACACCGCTACGAGAAACTCAAG GCCATGAGGACTCTGAGCTGGAAGCCTCATTTGGGCTCCGTCACTCTGGACGTGGAGCTGGAGGACCGCACCCTCAGCAACCTCACCGTCTCTCCCATCCACGCCGCCATCATCCTGCACTTCCAGGACAAAA GTTCCTGGACTCTGGAGGAGCTGAGCCTGAAGCTGGGTGCCCCGAAGGAGCTGGTGCACAGGAAGCTGGCGCTGTGGCAGCAGCACGGCGTGCTGAGGGAGGAGGCGGGAGGCCGCTACTACGTGGTGGAGACGGGCTCATCCaaagagaagctggagagaggcGTGATGCTGATCGACAGCGACGAGGAGAGAGactccaacaccaccacccagtctgagcagagggaggagaagctgcag ttgTTCTGGGCTTACATCCAGGCCATGTTGACGAACCTGGACAGCATGACGCTGGACCGCATTCACTCGATGCTCCGGATGTTCGTCGCCACGGGGCCCGTCGTCACGGAGATGGACGTCAACGAGCTGGAGGCCTTCCTGCAGAGGAAGGTCAGGGAGCATCAGCTGATGGTCTCTGCAGGCGTATACCGACTCCCCAAATCCAACTGA
- the si:dkey-16l2.16 gene encoding ras-related protein Rab-35, translated as MAGKDYNHLFKLLIIGDSNVGKSSLLLRFADNSFSGSYITTIGVDFKIRTVDIDGERVKLQIWDTAGQERFRTITSTYYRNTHGVIIVYDVTNPESFVNVKRWLNEISQNCDNVCKILVGNKNDDPDRKQVDTQDAVRFGESMGVRVFETSAKENINVEEMFMAFTHMVLRAKKQNQNRAEREREREKDMVNISAQRDRDRRKRAKKCC; from the exons ATGGCGGGGAAGGACTACAACCATCTCTTCAAGCTGCTCATCATCGGAGACTCCA ATGTGGGGAAAAGCAGCCTTCTGCTCCGCTTTGCAGACAACTCCTTCTCAG GCAGCTACATCACCACCATCGGCGTCGACTTTAAGATCCGAACAGTGGACATCGACGGCGAGCGGGTGAAGCTGCAGATCTGGGACACAGCGGGACAGGAGAGATTCAGGACCATCACATCGAC GTACTACAGGAACACCCACGGGGTCATCATCGTGTACGACGTGACGAACCCCGAGTCCTTCGTGAACGTCAAGAGGTGGTTGAACGAAATCTCGCAGAACTGCGACAACGTCTGTAAGATCCTGG TGGGAAACAAAAACGACGACCCTGACAGGAAGCAGGTGGACACTCAGGACGCCGTGCGCTTCGGCGAGTCGATGGGGGTCCGGGTGTTCGAGACCAGCGCCAAAGAGAACATCAATGTAGAGGAG ATGTTCATGGCCTTCACGCACATGGTGCTCCGGGCCAAGAAGCAGAACCAGAACCGGGCCGAGAGGGAGCGAGAGCGGGAGAAGGACATGGTCAACATCAGCGCTCAGCGAGACCGCGATCGCAGGAAGAGAGCCAAGAAGTGCTGCTGA